The Sphingobium sp. BYY-5 genome contains a region encoding:
- the ftsW gene encoding putative lipid II flippase FtsW has translation MSKAGELVKGFRTRTVPRERTALAIWFWEIDRVLLSLIVTLMAIGLVAVAAASPVAAIDRSTAQIAVNPLIYFYRQLMWVFIGLPIMLVISMLPRPQARRLAIFLCAFFFLMLLFVPLLGSTVNGAKRWIDLPGFRFQPSEFLKPAYVVTLAWLLSLRTKDQSLPVMPLTGVMTLLIAAILMRQPDFGQTVIFLACWGCLLLLSGLEMRWIAMLGGAGLAGLIAVYMFYENGRQRINDFLGIGVQMDTGPDQTDLAFRTITHGGFTGVGPGGGQNKFRLPEAHTDYIFSVIGEEFGLLACIAIACVYLAIVVRVLLRLLDEEDNFTILAAAGLTTQFGLQAIINMGVNAQIFPSKGMTLPFISYGGSSMLALCIGVGLLLAFTRRNPFMGRHTVVKWSGR, from the coding sequence ATGTCCAAGGCTGGCGAACTGGTGAAGGGCTTTCGCACCCGCACCGTTCCGCGTGAGCGGACGGCGCTTGCCATCTGGTTCTGGGAAATCGACCGCGTCCTCCTGTCGTTGATCGTCACCTTGATGGCGATCGGCCTGGTCGCCGTCGCCGCCGCATCCCCCGTCGCCGCGATCGACCGGTCGACCGCGCAGATCGCGGTCAATCCGCTCATCTATTTCTACCGTCAGCTCATGTGGGTGTTCATCGGCCTGCCGATCATGCTGGTCATCTCCATGCTGCCCCGGCCGCAGGCGCGGCGGCTGGCGATCTTCCTGTGCGCCTTCTTCTTCCTGATGCTGCTGTTCGTGCCGCTGCTGGGGTCGACGGTGAACGGCGCCAAGCGCTGGATCGACCTGCCGGGCTTCCGCTTCCAGCCCTCCGAATTTCTGAAACCGGCTTATGTGGTGACGCTTGCCTGGCTGCTGTCGCTGCGCACCAAGGATCAGAGCCTGCCGGTGATGCCGTTGACCGGCGTCATGACGTTGCTGATCGCCGCGATCCTGATGCGCCAGCCCGATTTCGGCCAGACGGTGATTTTCCTTGCCTGCTGGGGATGCCTGCTGCTGCTGTCGGGGCTGGAGATGCGCTGGATCGCCATGCTGGGCGGCGCGGGCCTGGCCGGGTTGATCGCGGTCTATATGTTTTACGAAAATGGCCGTCAGCGCATCAATGACTTCCTGGGGATCGGTGTGCAGATGGATACCGGCCCGGACCAGACCGACCTTGCCTTCCGCACCATCACCCATGGCGGCTTCACCGGCGTCGGGCCGGGCGGGGGGCAGAACAAGTTCCGCCTGCCCGAAGCGCATACCGACTATATCTTCTCGGTGATCGGGGAGGAGTTCGGCCTGCTCGCCTGCATCGCCATCGCCTGCGTCTACCTTGCCATCGTGGTGCGCGTGCTGCTGCGCCTGCTGGATGAGGAGGATAATTTCACCATCCTCGCCGCCGCCGGCCTCACCACCCAGTTCGGGTTGCAGGCGATCATCAACATGGGCGTCAATGCGCAGATATTTCCGTCCAAGGGCATGACGCTGCCCTTTATCAGCTACGGTGGCTCCTCTATGCTGGCGCTTTGTATCGGCGTCGGCCTGCTGCTCGCATTCACGCGGCGCAACCCCTTCATGGGTCGGCACACGGTCGTCAAATGGAGTGGTCGATGA
- the murD gene encoding UDP-N-acetylmuramoyl-L-alanine--D-glutamate ligase: MIVSEAFRGKSYAVLGLARSGLATVDTLVASGARVVAWDSREEARALVADKAELGDPMEIDLSGFDGIVVSPGVPLNKHPIAMRAKLAGVPIIGDIELFALARPTLPPHKVVGITGTNGKSTTTALIHHIVGQAGYPTVMGGNIGLPILSQPPLEPNLHGVGVYVLELSSYQIDLTHSLDCDVAVLLNITPDHLDRYNGFEGYVASKARLFAMQSPKHVAVIAAEDGPSRKIAESLCSCESRSTSSGEALDPGLLLSQEHGVMKVQSTDINPVDQLTWPALQGPHNAQNAAVAIAVAKALGIDDATIASALASYASLPHRMQAVRTLNGVLYVNDSKATNPASTAPALAAWPPRDGKPRIHWIVGGLAKTDNLDECAPHFANIAHAYTIGEAGHMFADLLRASMAVDDSEMLSAAVRRAARIARPGDVVLLSPACASFDQFRDFEARGDAFAAAVNALE, from the coding sequence ATGATCGTTTCGGAGGCATTCAGGGGCAAGAGCTACGCGGTGCTGGGCCTGGCGCGCTCTGGCCTCGCCACGGTCGATACGCTGGTGGCGAGCGGTGCGCGCGTCGTCGCCTGGGACAGCCGGGAGGAAGCGCGCGCGCTGGTCGCGGACAAGGCGGAACTGGGCGATCCCATGGAGATCGACCTGTCCGGCTTCGACGGCATCGTCGTCTCGCCGGGCGTGCCGCTCAACAAACATCCCATCGCGATGCGTGCGAAGCTGGCGGGCGTGCCGATCATCGGCGACATCGAACTGTTCGCGCTCGCCCGGCCCACGCTGCCGCCGCACAAGGTTGTCGGCATCACCGGCACCAACGGCAAGTCGACCACCACCGCGCTGATCCACCATATCGTTGGGCAGGCGGGCTATCCCACGGTCATGGGCGGCAATATCGGCCTGCCGATCCTCAGCCAGCCGCCGCTGGAGCCGAACCTGCATGGTGTGGGCGTCTATGTGCTGGAACTGTCCAGCTACCAGATCGACCTGACCCACAGCCTCGACTGCGATGTCGCGGTGCTGCTCAACATCACGCCGGACCATCTGGATCGCTATAATGGCTTTGAGGGCTATGTGGCGTCGAAGGCCCGGCTGTTCGCGATGCAGTCGCCAAAGCATGTGGCGGTGATTGCAGCGGAAGACGGACCGAGCCGCAAAATTGCCGAGAGCTTGTGCTCCTGCGAAAGCAGGAGCACAAGCTCTGGCGAAGCGCTCGATCCTGGGCTCCTGCTTTCGCAGGAGCACGGCGTGATGAAGGTGCAATCAACCGACATCAACCCCGTCGACCAACTCACATGGCCCGCGCTTCAAGGCCCGCACAACGCCCAGAATGCGGCGGTCGCCATCGCCGTAGCAAAGGCGCTGGGCATCGACGACGCGACCATCGCCAGCGCCCTCGCCAGCTACGCCAGCCTCCCCCACCGGATGCAGGCGGTCCGCACCCTGAACGGCGTCCTCTACGTCAACGACAGCAAGGCGACCAATCCCGCATCGACCGCGCCGGCGCTCGCCGCCTGGCCGCCACGGGACGGCAAGCCTCGCATCCACTGGATCGTTGGCGGTCTCGCCAAGACCGATAATCTGGACGAGTGCGCCCCGCATTTCGCCAATATCGCCCATGCCTATACTATCGGTGAAGCGGGGCATATGTTCGCCGATCTGCTGCGTGCCTCTATGGCGGTGGATGACAGCGAGATGCTAAGCGCCGCCGTCCGGCGCGCCGCGCGTATCGCCCGGCCGGGCGATGTGGTGCTGTTGTCGCCGGCTTGCGCCAGCTTCGATCAGTTTCGGGATTTCGAGGCGCGCGGCGATGCTTTCGCCGCGGCCGTGAACGCGCTGGAATAA
- the mraY gene encoding phospho-N-acetylmuramoyl-pentapeptide-transferase, which translates to MLYWLAETLDFAGVFNLIRYLSFRAGAAIATALIIGLLIGPKFIGWLRVRQGKGQPIRDDGPQSHLSKRGTPTMGGLMILTSMVISVLLWMDLSSTYVWACLFVTLGFGAIGFLDDYDKVTKASHKGLSARMRLLFEFLIAGFAAWLIVHQHGNTALYVPFYNGPAIELGPFYFCFAAFVIVAFGNAVNLTDGLDGLATMPVIIACMAFMAIVYLVGRADFAQYLGIPHVPGAGNLTILCGAIIGSGLAFLWFNAPPAAVFMGDTGSLALGGTIGVIAVTAHHEIVLGIIGGLFVVEALSVIIQVFFYKRTGKRVFKMAPIHHHFEQLGWAEPTVVIRFWIIAFVLALAGLATLKLR; encoded by the coding sequence ATGCTCTACTGGCTGGCCGAAACCCTGGACTTTGCAGGTGTCTTCAACCTTATCCGCTATCTGTCCTTCCGTGCGGGCGCGGCGATCGCCACCGCGCTCATCATCGGCCTGTTGATCGGTCCCAAGTTCATCGGCTGGCTGCGCGTGCGCCAGGGCAAGGGACAGCCGATCCGCGACGACGGCCCGCAAAGCCATCTTTCCAAGCGCGGCACGCCGACCATGGGCGGCCTGATGATCCTGACCTCGATGGTGATATCGGTGCTGCTGTGGATGGACCTCAGCTCCACCTATGTCTGGGCCTGCCTGTTCGTGACGCTGGGCTTCGGGGCGATCGGCTTCCTCGACGATTATGACAAGGTGACGAAGGCCAGCCACAAGGGACTGTCGGCCCGGATGCGCCTGTTGTTCGAATTTCTGATCGCGGGCTTTGCCGCGTGGTTGATCGTCCACCAGCATGGCAATACCGCGCTCTACGTCCCCTTCTACAACGGCCCCGCGATCGAGCTTGGTCCGTTCTATTTCTGCTTCGCCGCCTTCGTCATCGTGGCGTTCGGCAATGCCGTGAACCTGACCGACGGCCTCGACGGCCTCGCCACCATGCCGGTCATCATTGCCTGCATGGCCTTCATGGCGATCGTCTATCTGGTCGGCCGCGCCGACTTCGCCCAATATCTGGGCATTCCCCATGTGCCGGGCGCGGGCAACCTCACGATCCTGTGCGGCGCGATCATCGGGTCGGGCCTTGCCTTCCTCTGGTTCAACGCGCCGCCCGCCGCCGTCTTCATGGGCGACACCGGCAGCCTGGCGCTGGGCGGCACGATCGGCGTGATCGCCGTCACCGCGCATCATGAAATCGTGCTGGGCATCATCGGCGGCCTGTTCGTGGTGGAGGCGCTGAGCGTCATCATCCAGGTCTTCTTCTACAAGCGCACCGGCAAGCGCGTGTTCAAGATGGCGCCGATCCATCATCATTTCGAACAGCTTGGCTGGGCCGAGCCGACCGTGGTGATCCGTTTCTGGATCATCGCCTTCGTGCTGGCGCTCGCCGGCCTCGCCACCCTGAAGCTGAGGTAA
- the murF gene encoding UDP-N-acetylmuramoyl-tripeptide--D-alanyl-D-alanine ligase, protein MSDLWTSEEIAQATGGAASAPFAVSGVAFDSREVGPGDLFVAMKGETTDGNKFVDKAFGQGAAGAIVNTAVDHPHILVPDSAAALEALGRASRNRMTGKVIGVTGSVGKTGTKEALFLGLDRAAPGEVHRSVKSYNNHVGVPLSLSRMPRGSAYGVFEMGMNHAGELAALTRQVRPHVAIITAIAPAHIEFFGTEAKIAEAKAEIFEGLEPGGTAIIPYDSPHVAALYSKAERHADHILTFGMSPEADIHALETIAAPGGGTLVTAKLPEAELCFTIAAPGDHWVSNALAVLAAVEAVGGDLAAAGLALAEMPGLPGRGERRILPVLGGEALLIDESYNANPLSMAATLKQLGREGADRRIAILGGMRELGDRSAELHSGLADPMAAGQVDFAILVGAEMAPLADALDGAIPYTHVPDTATAIPLIQTEMRAGDAILVKGSNGVGLSRLVAALAKSARDGDTI, encoded by the coding sequence TTGAGCGATCTCTGGACGTCGGAAGAAATCGCACAGGCCACAGGCGGCGCCGCGTCGGCGCCGTTCGCCGTTTCGGGCGTCGCGTTCGACAGCCGCGAAGTGGGGCCAGGCGATCTGTTCGTCGCGATGAAGGGCGAGACGACCGACGGCAATAAATTCGTCGACAAGGCGTTCGGGCAGGGCGCGGCGGGTGCAATCGTCAACACCGCCGTCGATCATCCCCATATCCTGGTCCCAGACAGCGCCGCCGCGCTCGAAGCCCTGGGAAGGGCCTCCCGCAACCGCATGACCGGCAAGGTGATCGGCGTCACCGGATCGGTCGGCAAGACCGGCACCAAGGAAGCCCTGTTCTTGGGCCTGGATCGCGCCGCGCCGGGTGAGGTGCATCGGTCGGTCAAGAGTTACAACAACCATGTCGGCGTGCCGCTGAGCCTGTCGCGTATGCCGCGCGGATCGGCCTATGGCGTGTTCGAAATGGGTATGAACCATGCGGGTGAACTGGCTGCGCTGACGCGACAGGTGCGTCCGCATGTCGCGATCATCACCGCCATCGCGCCCGCCCATATTGAGTTTTTCGGCACCGAGGCGAAGATCGCCGAGGCCAAGGCCGAGATTTTCGAGGGGCTGGAACCGGGCGGCACCGCGATCATCCCCTATGACAGCCCGCATGTCGCCGCGCTCTACAGCAAGGCGGAGCGTCATGCCGATCATATCCTGACCTTCGGCATGAGTCCGGAGGCGGACATTCACGCGCTGGAGACGATCGCGGCGCCCGGTGGCGGTACGCTCGTCACCGCCAAGCTGCCGGAAGCCGAACTCTGCTTCACCATCGCCGCGCCGGGCGATCATTGGGTGTCCAATGCGCTGGCCGTGCTCGCCGCGGTCGAGGCGGTCGGCGGCGATCTCGCGGCGGCGGGCCTTGCCCTTGCGGAAATGCCCGGCCTGCCGGGGCGGGGCGAGCGCCGCATCCTGCCGGTCTTGGGCGGCGAAGCCTTGTTGATCGACGAAAGCTACAACGCCAACCCGCTGTCCATGGCCGCGACGCTCAAGCAACTGGGCCGCGAAGGCGCGGACCGGCGTATCGCCATATTGGGCGGTATGCGCGAACTGGGCGATCGCAGCGCCGAACTCCATTCGGGCCTGGCCGATCCGATGGCGGCGGGGCAGGTCGACTTCGCTATATTGGTCGGCGCGGAAATGGCGCCGCTGGCCGATGCGCTCGACGGCGCCATCCCCTACACCCATGTCCCCGACACGGCGACGGCCATCCCTCTTATCCAAACCGAAATGCGTGCGGGCGACGCGATCCTGGTCAAGGGTTCCAACGGCGTCGGGCTGTCCCGCCTGGTTGCCGCCCTAGCCAAGTCCGCGCGCGACGGAGACACAATCTAA
- a CDS encoding UDP-N-acetylmuramoyl-L-alanyl-D-glutamate--2,6-diaminopimelate ligase, which produces MRLGSLIEALDVEVAQTANAAGGLDMSITGFAIDNRKVAPGTVFGAFQGLRVNGEDYIPDAVKAGAIAVVARPEAKVEGAVHIAHANPRRLFALLAARYFAPFPDVTVAVTGTNGKTSTVELARQLWRMLGHKSASIGTLGVTTSVDQVSTGLTTPDIVTFLANMSGLKREGITHAAFEASSHGLDQYRTEGLPVVAGAFTNLSRDHLDYHGDMDSYFDAKMRLFDEVVAPGGAAVVWADDAWSDKVIQRATKRGLRVLSVGVQGQALRLANRTPTQLGQTLEIVAPREDGGKSYKVNLPLIGAYQAANALTAAGLVIATGADTAKVLELLGRVQPVRGRLERAVISRAGAPVYVDYAHTPDGLKAAIEALRPHTRGKLITLFGAGGDRDAGKRPQMGKVAADLADYVIVTDDNPRSEEPSAIRAAVLAGAPDAQEIGGRRAAITAAIQMAGADDIVLLAGKGHEQGQIIGDRVLPFDDVTVARECAG; this is translated from the coding sequence ATGCGCCTCGGGTCGCTTATCGAGGCACTGGATGTCGAGGTCGCCCAAACGGCAAATGCCGCCGGCGGCCTCGACATGTCCATTACAGGTTTCGCGATCGATAATCGCAAGGTGGCGCCCGGCACGGTGTTCGGCGCCTTCCAGGGTCTGCGCGTCAATGGGGAGGATTATATCCCCGATGCGGTGAAGGCCGGCGCCATCGCCGTGGTCGCCCGCCCGGAGGCGAAGGTCGAAGGCGCGGTCCACATCGCCCACGCCAATCCGCGCCGCCTCTTCGCGCTGCTGGCTGCGCGCTATTTTGCGCCTTTTCCCGATGTTACCGTCGCCGTCACCGGCACCAACGGCAAGACCAGCACGGTCGAACTCGCGCGTCAGCTTTGGCGGATGCTGGGTCACAAGTCCGCATCCATCGGCACGCTGGGCGTCACCACCTCGGTCGATCAGGTGTCGACCGGCCTCACCACGCCGGACATCGTCACCTTCCTCGCCAACATGTCGGGCCTGAAGCGCGAGGGGATCACCCATGCCGCGTTCGAGGCGTCGAGCCATGGCCTGGACCAGTATCGCACCGAAGGGCTGCCGGTGGTCGCCGGCGCCTTCACCAACCTGTCGCGCGATCATCTCGATTATCATGGCGACATGGACAGCTATTTCGACGCCAAGATGCGTCTGTTCGACGAAGTGGTCGCGCCGGGTGGCGCGGCGGTCGTCTGGGCCGATGACGCATGGTCGGACAAGGTCATCCAGCGGGCTACGAAGCGGGGGCTTCGTGTGCTGAGCGTCGGGGTGCAGGGGCAGGCTTTACGGCTCGCCAACCGCACCCCGACCCAGTTGGGTCAGACGCTGGAGATCGTGGCGCCAAGGGAGGATGGCGGCAAATCCTACAAGGTCAACCTGCCGCTGATCGGCGCCTATCAGGCCGCCAATGCGCTGACCGCCGCAGGGCTGGTGATCGCGACCGGAGCGGATACGGCAAAGGTGCTGGAACTGCTCGGCCGGGTACAGCCGGTGCGCGGGCGGCTGGAACGTGCGGTCATCAGCCGCGCGGGCGCGCCCGTCTATGTCGATTATGCCCATACCCCCGACGGCCTCAAGGCCGCGATCGAGGCGTTGCGCCCGCATACGCGCGGCAAGCTCATCACCCTGTTCGGCGCGGGCGGCGATCGCGATGCCGGCAAGCGCCCGCAAATGGGCAAGGTTGCCGCCGACCTGGCCGATTATGTCATCGTCACGGACGACAACCCCCGATCGGAGGAGCCGTCCGCCATTCGCGCCGCCGTGCTGGCGGGCGCGCCGGACGCACAGGAAATCGGCGGCCGCCGCGCGGCGATCACCGCCGCCATCCAGATGGCCGGCGCCGACGACATCGTGCTGCTCGCTGGCAAGGGCCATGAACAGGGCCAGATCATCGGCGATCGTGTCCTGCCCTTCGACGACGTCACCGTGGCGCGGGAGTGCGCGGGTTGA
- a CDS encoding penicillin-binding protein 2 encodes MATIIVQPGGPRAGRQRVSLTAIAHNRLMLLLILFMAITTILIGRLLWVGIFAHGVGGDGALGPFVPARADIVDRNGVPLARTMDAYSIAVRPSKLIGDPAELARKLHEIFPDEGEAAFHKKLTGKGWAYLRRRALPEQVAAVNALGEIGIEFPREKERLYPQRTLAAHVLGFAPNSEGTGGMGVEAAFNDRLTEVAQRGKPFAISIDSRVQGALESELYAQLVAQRAKGAGGIILDANTGEVIAMASIPVFDPNKLENYAGKRCSESPLCNHMVQARYELGSAFKPLSIAAAMDSGVVTSMSKRYDATAPIAIAGFRIKDDHPLGRWVNVPEILVHSSNIGTARIADEMGAEPLQKLFRSLDFDQRAPIEFNERAKGIWPSSWGRITTLTVSYGHGIAVTPLHLATAYAALVNGGMWRPATIRKLQPDEVPEGRRVFSAATSARMRQLLRMIVSAGTGRSADAKGFRVGGKTGSAEKPQEGRYNKTSLVTTFASAFPMDNPRYVVVAIMDEATGAFGLRTAAWTAAPVVKRVVERTGPMLGVMPDERRDVDISDLMPLLHGDKEKE; translated from the coding sequence ATGGCGACGATCATCGTCCAGCCGGGCGGGCCGCGGGCGGGGCGGCAGCGGGTCAGCCTGACCGCCATCGCCCATAATCGGCTGATGCTGTTGCTCATCCTGTTCATGGCAATCACGACAATATTGATCGGCCGGCTCCTGTGGGTCGGCATTTTTGCTCATGGGGTGGGCGGTGACGGGGCGCTGGGTCCGTTCGTGCCCGCGCGGGCCGATATTGTCGACCGCAACGGCGTGCCGCTGGCGCGGACCATGGACGCCTATTCGATTGCGGTGCGCCCGTCCAAGCTGATCGGCGATCCTGCGGAACTGGCGCGCAAGCTGCACGAAATCTTCCCGGATGAGGGCGAGGCGGCGTTCCACAAGAAGCTGACCGGCAAGGGCTGGGCCTATCTGCGCCGCCGCGCGCTGCCTGAACAGGTGGCGGCGGTGAATGCGCTGGGGGAGATCGGCATCGAATTTCCGCGCGAGAAGGAGCGCCTCTATCCGCAGCGCACCCTCGCGGCCCATGTGCTGGGCTTTGCCCCCAATAGCGAGGGCACGGGCGGCATGGGTGTGGAGGCGGCCTTTAACGATCGGCTGACCGAGGTCGCCCAGCGTGGCAAGCCCTTCGCTATCTCGATCGACAGCCGGGTGCAGGGCGCGCTGGAAAGCGAACTTTATGCCCAGTTGGTGGCGCAACGGGCCAAGGGCGCGGGCGGCATCATCCTGGACGCCAATACCGGCGAAGTGATCGCCATGGCCTCCATCCCCGTGTTCGATCCCAACAAGCTGGAAAATTACGCCGGCAAGCGTTGCAGCGAATCGCCGCTCTGCAATCATATGGTGCAGGCGCGCTACGAGCTGGGTTCGGCCTTCAAGCCGCTGTCGATCGCCGCCGCCATGGACAGCGGCGTGGTGACGTCGATGAGCAAGCGCTATGACGCGACTGCGCCGATCGCCATCGCCGGCTTCCGCATCAAGGACGACCATCCGCTGGGCCGCTGGGTGAATGTGCCGGAAATCCTGGTGCATAGTTCCAACATCGGCACGGCGCGCATTGCCGACGAAATGGGCGCCGAGCCGTTGCAGAAACTGTTCCGTAGTCTTGATTTCGACCAGCGTGCGCCGATCGAGTTCAACGAGCGGGCAAAGGGCATCTGGCCGTCCAGCTGGGGCCGCATCACTACGCTCACCGTGTCCTACGGCCATGGCATCGCGGTGACGCCGCTGCATCTGGCGACCGCCTATGCCGCGCTGGTCAATGGCGGCATGTGGCGTCCGGCCACCATCCGCAAGCTGCAACCCGACGAAGTGCCCGAAGGACGACGCGTCTTTTCCGCCGCCACCAGCGCGCGGATGCGGCAACTGTTGCGGATGATCGTATCGGCGGGTACAGGGCGTAGCGCCGACGCCAAGGGATTCCGGGTGGGCGGCAAGACGGGTTCCGCCGAAAAGCCCCAGGAAGGGCGTTATAACAAGACTTCGCTGGTGACGACTTTCGCTTCTGCCTTCCCGATGGACAATCCCCGCTATGTCGTGGTCGCGATCATGGATGAGGCGACGGGCGCCTTCGGCCTGCGCACTGCCGCCTGGACCGCCGCTCCGGTGGTCAAGCGCGTGGTGGAGCGCACCGGGCCGATGCTGGGCGTGATGCCGGACGAACGGCGGGACGTGGATATTTCGGATTTGATGCCGTTGCTGCACGGCGACAAGGAGAAAGAGTGA
- a CDS encoding colicin transporter has translation MIAVKRLQSLIWVILVALGALGAYMVSLKVATERNDLMRVRAQIAATKADMRYLETEFSARASMRQLESWNQHDFLYATPTAQQYLGGERALAQLDGVQPNGPDYVAPPVMVAMVETPADLPSAPQKAPASPAATQIRSDIAIIREAHAADNIDKLPRPAPRTPVQQAKADADVSTPNPIARKAERMAMLDAKLLDDSTLGDLTAKAARERRKGAR, from the coding sequence ATGATCGCCGTCAAGAGGTTGCAGAGCCTGATCTGGGTGATCCTCGTCGCGCTGGGCGCGCTCGGCGCCTATATGGTGTCGCTGAAAGTCGCGACCGAACGCAACGACCTGATGCGGGTGCGCGCGCAGATCGCAGCGACGAAGGCGGACATGCGCTATCTGGAAACGGAATTCAGCGCGCGCGCCTCGATGCGCCAGCTCGAAAGCTGGAACCAGCATGACTTTCTCTATGCCACGCCGACCGCCCAGCAATATCTGGGGGGCGAGCGTGCCCTGGCGCAACTGGACGGGGTACAGCCCAATGGCCCGGATTATGTCGCGCCGCCGGTGATGGTGGCGATGGTCGAAACGCCGGCCGACTTGCCCTCCGCGCCGCAGAAAGCGCCGGCAAGCCCGGCTGCGACCCAGATCCGCAGCGACATCGCGATCATCCGTGAGGCGCACGCGGCCGACAATATCGACAAATTGCCCAGGCCCGCGCCGCGTACCCCGGTGCAGCAGGCCAAGGCGGATGCCGATGTCTCCACGCCCAATCCGATCGCGCGCAAGGCGGAACGGATGGCGATGCTCGACGCCAAATTGCTGGATGACAGCACTCTGGGCGACCTCACTGCGAAGGCGGCGCGCGAACGGCGGAAGGGGGCGCGCTGA
- the rsmH gene encoding 16S rRNA (cytosine(1402)-N(4))-methyltransferase RsmH, whose translation MSAAVTAPHIPVLIDEVLDALAIVPGEIHVDGTFGAGGYSSAMARAGARIFAFDRDPDAIREGQAVADAHGITLIPGEFSRMAELLADHGIDKVAGVTLDIGVSSMQLDRPDRGFSFQSDGPLTMTMSQDGMSAADFLNTAPEEEIADVIYRYGEEPRSRRVARAIVEARPLERTGQLAAVVRRALGYKPHDKKDPATRTFQAIRIHVNRELEELERGLEAAEALLEEGGRLAIVTFHSLEDRIVKQYLRKRSGGEGAGSRHLPERAADAAPTFAKPAKAVRPGEAELARNPRARSATLRSAVRTSAPVSSPSRSSRS comes from the coding sequence ATGAGCGCCGCCGTCACCGCCCCTCATATCCCCGTCCTGATCGACGAAGTGCTCGACGCGCTCGCCATTGTCCCTGGCGAGATTCATGTCGACGGCACTTTCGGTGCGGGCGGCTATAGCAGCGCCATGGCGCGCGCGGGCGCGCGCATCTTCGCCTTCGATCGTGATCCCGATGCGATCCGTGAAGGGCAGGCCGTCGCCGATGCGCATGGCATCACCCTTATCCCCGGCGAATTTTCGCGGATGGCGGAACTGCTGGCCGATCACGGCATCGACAAGGTGGCGGGCGTGACGCTCGACATCGGCGTGTCCTCGATGCAGCTCGACCGGCCGGATCGCGGCTTTTCCTTCCAGTCGGACGGTCCGCTCACCATGACGATGAGCCAGGACGGCATGAGCGCCGCCGATTTCCTCAACACCGCCCCGGAGGAGGAGATCGCCGACGTCATCTATCGCTATGGCGAGGAGCCGCGCTCGCGCCGGGTCGCCCGAGCGATCGTGGAGGCGCGCCCGCTGGAGCGCACCGGCCAGCTCGCCGCCGTGGTCCGCCGCGCGCTGGGCTACAAGCCGCATGACAAGAAAGACCCGGCGACCCGCACCTTCCAGGCGATCCGCATCCATGTGAATCGCGAACTGGAGGAGCTGGAGCGCGGTCTCGAAGCGGCCGAGGCGCTGCTGGAGGAGGGCGGTCGCCTGGCGATCGTCACCTTCCACAGTCTGGAGGACCGCATCGTCAAACAATATCTGCGTAAGCGCAGCGGCGGCGAAGGCGCGGGGTCCAGGCATCTGCCCGAACGCGCGGCCGACGCCGCGCCGACTTTCGCCAAGCCTGCCAAGGCGGTACGACCCGGCGAAGCGGAACTGGCGCGCAATCCCCGCGCCCGGTCGGCCACGCTGCGCAGCGCCGTCCGCACATCCGCTCCCGTTTCCTCGCCCTCTCGGAGTTCCCGGTCATGA
- a CDS encoding division/cell wall cluster transcriptional repressor MraZ: MSDVILYSGNAFSVADGKGRFVLPLEMRKLVKQASGGENRLCLSVHFDNGCATGFGLSHKQFLFDEVEKLERQAYESGRDFNADLERENRLGTIEDVNFDDGGRFFLHPDIKEEAGITDAVFFYGVGRYFQIWHPQALVESPDRPALIRNKVKRWLESRAAEGGQ, translated from the coding sequence GTGTCGGACGTTATTCTCTATTCGGGCAACGCATTCAGCGTCGCGGACGGCAAAGGCCGTTTCGTGCTGCCCCTGGAGATGCGCAAGCTGGTGAAGCAGGCCAGCGGCGGCGAAAATCGTCTGTGCCTGTCGGTTCATTTCGACAATGGCTGCGCCACCGGTTTCGGCCTGTCGCACAAGCAGTTCCTGTTCGATGAAGTCGAGAAGCTGGAGCGCCAGGCTTATGAGTCGGGGCGCGACTTCAACGCCGATCTGGAGCGCGAGAATCGCCTCGGCACGATCGAGGACGTCAATTTCGACGATGGCGGCCGGTTCTTCCTGCACCCCGATATCAAGGAAGAGGCCGGGATCACCGATGCGGTCTTCTTTTATGGCGTCGGCCGCTATTTCCAGATCTGGCATCCGCAGGCGCTCGTCGAAAGCCCCGATCGCCCGGCGCTGATCCGCAACAAGGTGAAGCGCTGGCTGGAAAGCCGTGCGGCGGAGGGCGGCCAATGA